The genomic DNA ATAATGATCAAAAGTAAATTTATCTCGAATAATTTTAAAATCTGAAGAAACCAATGCATGTTCATCTGGTGTTCTTTCTTGTGGATTCATTTTTCTATAAATCTTATAAAAAGGATTCATATTTAAAGGTTCAAGAAAAATAACTTTTCCTCCTGGCTTTAAAACTCTGTGAATATGCCCGATAGATTTCTCTATATCTAAATGATGTAATATTGCACCACCAAAAACAACATCAAAAGTTTCATCTTTAAAGGTTAAATCATTAGCATCCATTAGGTAATGTTCTATTGGAAAAGATTTTGTTGCAGCATGCTTTTTACCACTTTCTAATTCTACTTCAGAAATATTAATACAAGACAATTTTTCTGGTTTCGTATTTTCGTTAAACCAGGCTGCCCAAACATAGGAGCCTATTTCTAGAACATTTTGTCCATTGAAATCTTCTAGAAGGGTGTTTAATATTTTCTTTTCCCTTTTATAAGAATAAAAAAAAGCATGCCTTCTTAGTTTTTTAATTTTTGTTCTGTCTAATTTACCTTCATTCCAGTAATCCTTTTCAGTCTCATTAATTTCTTTTCTAGTTTTAGACATTAGAAATTATTCCTTAATACGTTCTTGATATGTTCCTTTTGTAGTTTCTACTTTTATTTTATCTCCTTCGTTAATAAACAAAGGTACATTTACAGATGCTCCTGTTTCTACAGTAGCAGGCTTTGTTGCATTTGTTGCTGTATTTCCTT from Polaribacter sp. ALD11 includes the following:
- a CDS encoding class I SAM-dependent methyltransferase, whose protein sequence is MSKTRKEINETEKDYWNEGKLDRTKIKKLRRHAFFYSYKREKKILNTLLEDFNGQNVLEIGSYVWAAWFNENTKPEKLSCINISEVELESGKKHAATKSFPIEHYLMDANDLTFKDETFDVVFGGAILHHLDIEKSIGHIHRVLKPGGKVIFLEPLNMNPFYKIYRKMNPQERTPDEHALVSSDFKIIRDKFTFDHYFFDFFSVIFGFISLKIFGDKNYDNWINKFGYNLDVFFSKISFFHPLFARVIIYGSKK